A single Clavibacter nebraskensis NCPPB 2581 DNA region contains:
- the gabT gene encoding 4-aminobutyrate--2-oxoglutarate transaminase: MTDTLDSARVGTPAGSASDSPAAPARHARPQVPQERRIVTEIPGPLSRELHERRKRVVPPGVSSLLPVYISRAHGAIVEDVDGNRFIDLGAGIGVTTVGHTRQEVVDAATAQLGDVIHTLFTVTPYEEYVRVAELLAEHTPGTHEKRTVLVNSGAEAVENGVKIARKHTGRRAVAVLDHGYHGRTNLTMAMNYKASPYGTGFGPFAGDVYHAPSSYPYHDGLSGAEAAARTISYLEKRIGATDLACVVAEPIQGEGGFMVPADGFLPALQEWCTANGVVFIADEIQSGLARTGRFFASEHLGLVPDLVLTAKGIAGGLPLAGVTGRAEIMDSALPGGLGGTFGGNPVAAAAAVAVFEAIETHVLLDEATRIGDHLHHALADLQEEHDIIGDVRGIGAMVAIELVQPGTGSTTKEPNADAVSAIAAYCHAHGVIILTAGTYGNVLRFLPSLAISEELLDDALGVIADAFRAL; the protein is encoded by the coding sequence ATGACAGACACCCTGGACTCCGCCCGCGTCGGCACCCCTGCCGGCTCCGCCTCCGACTCCCCCGCCGCGCCCGCCCGCCACGCGCGCCCCCAGGTGCCGCAGGAGCGACGCATCGTGACGGAGATCCCCGGCCCGCTGTCGCGCGAGCTGCACGAGCGCCGGAAGCGCGTGGTGCCGCCCGGCGTCTCCTCCCTCCTGCCCGTCTACATCTCCCGCGCGCACGGGGCGATCGTCGAGGACGTGGACGGCAACCGCTTCATCGACCTGGGCGCCGGCATCGGCGTGACCACCGTCGGCCACACGCGCCAGGAGGTCGTGGACGCCGCGACCGCGCAGCTCGGCGACGTGATCCACACGCTCTTCACCGTGACGCCGTACGAGGAGTACGTGCGCGTGGCGGAGCTGCTCGCGGAGCACACGCCCGGCACGCACGAGAAGCGCACGGTGCTCGTGAACTCGGGCGCGGAGGCCGTGGAGAACGGCGTGAAGATCGCGCGCAAGCACACGGGCCGCCGCGCGGTCGCGGTGCTCGACCACGGCTACCACGGCCGCACCAACCTCACGATGGCGATGAACTACAAGGCCTCGCCCTACGGCACGGGCTTCGGGCCGTTCGCGGGCGACGTGTACCACGCGCCGAGCTCGTACCCGTATCACGACGGCCTCTCGGGCGCCGAGGCCGCGGCCCGCACCATCTCGTACCTCGAGAAGCGCATCGGCGCGACCGACCTCGCGTGCGTCGTCGCGGAGCCCATCCAGGGCGAGGGCGGCTTCATGGTGCCGGCCGACGGGTTCCTGCCCGCGCTCCAGGAGTGGTGCACGGCGAACGGCGTGGTCTTCATCGCCGACGAGATCCAGTCGGGCCTCGCGCGCACCGGCCGCTTCTTCGCGAGCGAGCACCTCGGCCTCGTGCCCGACCTCGTGCTCACCGCCAAGGGCATCGCGGGCGGCCTGCCGCTCGCCGGCGTGACCGGCCGCGCCGAGATCATGGACTCCGCGCTCCCCGGCGGGCTCGGCGGCACGTTCGGCGGCAACCCCGTGGCCGCGGCCGCCGCGGTCGCCGTCTTCGAGGCCATCGAGACGCACGTGCTGCTCGACGAGGCCACGCGCATCGGCGACCACCTGCACCACGCGCTCGCGGACCTGCAGGAGGAGCACGACATCATCGGCGACGTGCGCGGCATCGGCGCGATGGTCGCGATCGAGCTCGTGCAGCCCGGCACCGGATCCACCACGAAGGAGCCGAACGCGGACGCGGTCTCGGCGATCGCCGCGTACTGCCACGCGCACGGCGTGATCATCCTCACCGCGGGCACGTACGGCAACGTGCTGCGCTTCCTGCCGAGCCTCGCGATCTCCGAGGAGCTGCTCGACGATGCCCTCGGCGTGATCGCCGACGCGTTCCGGGCTCTCTGA
- a CDS encoding asparaginase — translation MVAAVETIPVQGAVELAVLDRSGFVESRHIGAAVVLSPEGEVVREVGDVATPVFPRSSMKPFQALAVLASGAELTEEEHVLATASHAATARHVEVVRGILAKAGLDESALRCPADWPLDRTARDELVRAGIPASPVYMNCSGKHAAMLLACATNGWSTDDYLHPDHPLQVRIRDVVERFTGERIATTGVDGCGAPVHAMSLTALARGIHRIATSAPGSPFALYRHAAALTAAVRAQGWAIDGPGRANTVVIERLGLFAKGGAEGIMIMTAPDGTTVASKTLDGSLRASTIVALELLAQAGAITRDDVERVRPQLDLVVLGGGVPVGEIRVSPTLIG, via the coding sequence ATGGTGGCAGCCGTCGAGACGATCCCCGTGCAGGGCGCCGTGGAGCTCGCGGTGCTCGACCGCAGCGGCTTCGTGGAGTCGCGCCACATCGGCGCGGCCGTCGTGCTGTCGCCCGAGGGCGAGGTGGTGCGCGAGGTCGGCGACGTCGCGACGCCCGTGTTCCCGCGCTCCAGCATGAAGCCGTTCCAGGCCCTCGCCGTGCTGGCGAGCGGCGCGGAGCTCACCGAGGAGGAGCACGTGCTCGCCACGGCCAGCCACGCGGCGACCGCGCGGCACGTGGAGGTCGTGCGCGGGATCCTCGCGAAGGCCGGGCTCGACGAGTCCGCGCTCCGCTGCCCCGCCGACTGGCCGCTCGACCGGACCGCGCGCGACGAGCTCGTGCGTGCCGGGATCCCCGCGTCGCCCGTCTACATGAACTGCTCCGGCAAGCACGCCGCGATGCTGCTCGCCTGCGCGACCAACGGCTGGTCGACCGACGACTACCTGCACCCGGACCACCCCCTGCAGGTGCGGATCCGCGACGTGGTCGAGCGCTTCACGGGCGAGCGCATCGCCACCACGGGCGTCGACGGGTGCGGCGCGCCCGTGCACGCGATGTCGCTGACGGCGCTCGCGCGCGGGATCCACCGCATCGCGACCTCCGCGCCCGGCTCGCCGTTCGCGCTGTACCGGCACGCGGCCGCGCTGACCGCGGCGGTGCGCGCCCAGGGCTGGGCGATCGACGGCCCCGGCCGCGCGAACACGGTCGTGATCGAGCGGCTCGGGCTGTTCGCCAAGGGCGGGGCCGAGGGGATCATGATCATGACCGCCCCCGACGGCACCACCGTGGCCTCGAAAACGCTCGACGGCAGCCTGCGGGCGTCCACCATCGTGGCGCTCGAGCTGCTCGCCCAGGCGGGCGCGATCACGCGGGACGACGTGGAGCGCGTGCGTCCCCAGCTCGACCTCGTGGTGCTCGGCGGCGGCGTGCCGGTGGGCGAGATCCGCGTGTCGCCGACGCTCATCGGCTGA